The genomic window AGGGAGCTGCTCGCAATATGCAAGAGATTGAACAAGAGGACAACAGCACAAATGCGGtacgacagcaacagcaacaacaaccgggAGGTGGCATAATTGACGCCGTGCTTTTATTAATTGTTAGGGGGGTTTTGGCCGGCGTTCAGGGGTATGCCGTGCTTGGGTGGCTGATGGGGAAGATATCGGCTGCTTTGGTCTGGACGGTggagctggtgctgctgcttttggtGCAGCCGGGTGGTGGCAATGCGAATCATCATAATGGATGACAGAATGAATTGCGAAGGAATACAGTACATGAGGGAGCTAGGGTTAGGTATGGAGTATATGATCATGGGTTTATCTTTCTGGTGGAGaagggtttttttttgtgctAGCTCTGGCTTTTTCATGCAGGAACAGGACATGGCAtgtggggatggatgatggatcGGTATGTAGATAGGATGGGGCTTTTGCGATGGGTTGGTTTATGGACATGAAGGAGTaggtttgttttttgttcTAAACTTATAATATATCTGCTTTCTAGTTCTAGATATTTGCTTGAGCATAGCAACAGGTAACGGAGTTCTATTATTCTCTTATTCGAGAGCCTTGTTGAGGTGTGTCTCGGGCTTGGCTCTTGAGGACACTCGGGGACATCATCTTCGTTTCCCAAAGCCTTTCACAAAGCCTCTCTCTGTTACACCACCCTCGGTGAGCcggacaaaaaaaaaaaaaaccgttGATGGTTACCCAAGACACcaggtgggttgggtggtgaggtcACAATGCAGCCCGTCAGACGTCAGCCGTCAGCCTCTTTTCTCGGGAAGGGAACAACGGAGAAAGTTGAAGGATTCCAGCCTCCTTTTTCCCTCCCATTGGTACCTGTGCCCAGAGGTGTCAGGCACACACCAAGATAGGATGCCAATGCGGCACGGCAACACGGTTGCGTGTACCGTCTTCTCTCTCGGAGTCGGCGTTGCATAAACGAATCATTTTGGATGATCTTAAGAGCAAGGCTGGGAGAATTATAGGAGGTTGTCCAGGACACAGCATTGCATTGGGACGGTCAATCTCAAAAGCTTACGGATACGCCAATAAATCAATGCAACCACGAGggggatttttttttgcaaATGATGACACAAAGGCCGATGAATTCAGCGAGGAGAGTCCAGAACAATTGTTCTTCCAGAGGAGGGGTACAGTGAAGAGTGTGTGTGATGTGCTGGCGGATTGGCTACGTCACCCCCACCGTATGGCAGGCTTGGTCCAATGGAAGACGCGTTGCCGGGCAACGCGTCGCAACGGGTATCACTTTCTGGGCTGGCTATTAGTTGATTCGCAACTTCTTGAGGCGATCTTCTGAGAAACGTTTCCGTACAAGTTTCAAATCCGAAGATCTGTTCTGAAGTGCCAGTCCTGCAGGTTTCTGTCAGGGCGCATGTCCAAGGCACAGACGGAGTTCTGGGAGACTGCGTCTGACAGCTACTCGGGAAGGCAGACGGGACGTCGAAGTtcggacggaggaggaggaggaggctgggcGGCTTTCCGGGGTGGTGCCGCGATTCGCTGCTCGGTGTGGACCCCTTTCTGGCCTGTCACAACGACAAGATTGCACAATCTGGCCCAATTGGGTGGTGCATTGGGTGCACATCGCGTCCTATCCACTGCTTCACCAGCCCCCCTCCAAGATGCACAAGTGGATACCTTGAATCATTGGTTTTGCGGTCTTTTCctgctttgcttcttctggGGATCGCGGGGATTCATTCGACGGGGTGATTTCTGTTTGCTGATGGGTGACAGATAGGCGGCGCGTTTGATAGGAGCAGGATTGCAGTCTGACCGTCTACCAAAGGTCGATATTACGACGCTCGTTGCGCCTTCATAGTTAGCACAAGGTGACCATGACTGACGGGTGGCTGGTTCCCAAAAGATGCTGGACCGTTGAAGAACGTTATCGATTCTGGGGTCCACGCAATCCGGATGGCAGAGGACTGGAAGCGAGAAACATGGCACTCCCCTGGCCGTTTCCTGTCACTGACCAGGCGTTCGACAGGTGGCAGGGAGGGAAGCTGTTGATGTGAGAGAGAAGCTGTGTGATGCCCCAAAGCCAACCGTAGACCTGTGGAAGAGAGTATTGAATATAAGTTTATcaagaggagaaagattGATATATCAAATCTGGAGCGGCTCGGCTTGACTCTCCGATACAAAGCATATGCGGCACGGCTGGATGTCGCTGGATGTCCCCCTCAATACACCTGCCAAATGGTCTGTGCACCACACACCTTTCCAAAAAAAATTGCGGGCAGCTTGTGGGGGCGTTTGGAgctcccgctgctgccgctgccctCTGTGCTTCCAGGGCCTGGGGACTGCCGAAAGTAAACACAGCGTCTCCCCGGCCGAGAAATCTTTCCAGGTTTGTTGAGGCCACCTTCACCCACACTctcacaccaccctcccacacacacctctcGCAAAAGCCGATTCTGCAAGTCCGCATTCCTGTCGACATCGCCGTCTCGGACCGTCGCCGAATTCTTTCTAGAATCCCATCTTTTCGCGCGCATTCCACGCTTCGACTAACCCCGAACTCAACACCCCGCTATCAGATCGCGATCTCTCAGCTTGCGCTTGGCTTGGCCGTGCGACCCATCAAACTTGCGACTTTTGCTTTTTGGCATTGGCGTTGAGGCGTCTTGAATTTTTCTTCCTCGGATTTCTACCGACATCGCCCACTGATCACGCTCTGGCAAGCCGACTGCTGGTTTTCTTCGATCTCAGCTGCTTCGACAACCCTCGCGCGCGACGCCAGATGGCTGTGTAGATATACGACTGGACTACGAATTGCGAATTATCTGCTTCCCGGTTAGCATGCTCTGAACTCAACCATTATCACCACCGCGAACCATTACCGCAACGACATAATCTGTATCTGGGCCGGCTGGCCGTTCTCTCACCATGAGCCagccaccgccccctccccctcctcatggGAACAATCCCAGAACGACGGCTGGTTCGGCACCTTCCTCCGGTTCTGGACTTCCACGAGGGAAATACGATGTTTTTATTATTCCAGAACACTCGGCCGGCGCTGGTTTCCTGTACCTGCCCTCCCTGAGGCCCCAGTGGAACAGCTTCTTCGCTGGCATCGCCTGTTCGGTGATCGTGCTGCTGGTATTCATCAACTTTGCACCGATGATTGCCCAGGTCTTATGGAGCTTGAGGAACTTGGGCGCAATGGGAAACCTGCTATGGGCGGCAATGGCAGCCATGCTGTTCTTCTTCGGACGAATGCAAGGGGAGAGCTCTTCCGCGAAATTCTATCAGAGTCGAGCGAATGGAAGTGGCCAGAACCCCGGTGCTGGATATGGAGGAGCCAAATCAGAATGgtacacccctcccccgaacCCCGGTCCCACACCCAACCAAgccccgccacctccacctccgccgcctaCTGCGGAGGACGAGCATGAGCCTCGTGGCGGCTCATACAGGTCGtcatgggaggaggagccacGCCCGCCACCGCAGCCACAACCAAAGGCTAATCCTCCCGCACCAGAACCGAAGCCGGAGCCAAAGCCGGAACCCAAGGCAAGACCGGAACCGAAGCCAGAGCCAAGGCGGACGCCAACCCCGGAACCCACACCGGAGCCAAAGGCAGAACCTAAGGAGCCGAAACCTAAGAAGAGATCGAAGAAGGAGCGCAgagccgaggaggctgccaaaGCCGAAGAGGCCGCCAAGTCTGCTGAGGTTCCCAAGCCTGCAGAGCCTCCTAAACCGAAGGAGATGCCGAGGCCCAAGGAGGCCCCGAAACCGGCCGAAGCACCCAAACCAAAGGAGGTCCCAATACCAGCTGAACCACCTAAGCCAAAGGAAACCCCCAAGCCGAAGGAGATTCCAAAGCCCAAAGAGGTACCGAAGCCGAAGGTccagccacctccaccaccgccaacccctcctcctgctgaGGAGCGACCCATGGCTCCGGTTTCCCAGCCGAGCCCGACCAAGGGCACTAGCGCTTGGGAGAAAGCAAGAGAAGAGACACGGAAGCGCATAGAGGAGCAGAAGGCCAAAGAGGCCGAGCAAAAGCGGAAAGAGGAGATGGCCCGGCGGTTGAGAGAGCTTCGCGAGCgcgaggccaaggagcgcGAGAAGCGGGAGGCCGacaagagggagagagaggaaagagACCGcctcaagaaggagcaagaggagaaggagaaggaaaggatCGAAAGagagttgagggagaagctggagaaggagaatcGTGAGATTCGTGAGAAGCTCGAAAAGGAAATGCGCGAAAAGCTTCAAAGGGAGCTGAGAGAACGCGAGGCCCGTGAGCGCAAAGAACGTGAAACCCGCGAGAGGTTGGCGAGAGAGCGTGAGGCTAGGGAGAAAGCCGAACGTGAAGCCAGGGAAAGGGAGATcgcgagggagaaggaggagctgcgACTCAAACTTGAGCAGGAGCGCCAGGCCGCCCGAGAAAGAGAGGCCAAGGAAGCTCAAGAGAGGAAAGAACGTGAAGAGCGTCTGACTCGACTGCGaaaggaaagagaggagCGCctcaagagggaggagcaagcccgcaaggaaaaggaagagagggagcagAACGAACGGAGAGGGACGTCATACGCCTACTCGTCTGTCGGTGAGAAGACGAGCATGTGGCCCAATGGTAAACCACCCAGCGTTGCTCCCTCAGAATCTGCTTGGTCagccccaactcctccaagAGCAGcttcaccgcctcctccatctccaacaaaGCCTGCACCATCGCCAGTTCCACCCAAGCATACATCCATTCCTCGGCCAGCACCAGCtgccccaacaccaccaccagctgccCAATCCCAGTACCAGCCCCCGCCACAGAAGCAGCCTACCCCTAAGCCAGCAGCATCGTCAACCGGTACAGCAGATGAATACTCGTTCCGACCGTACGACACGCCGAAGAAGTCGCGGAAGAAGTCAGAAACTGATTTCTCCGAGTCTTCCTATGCCCACTCGGCCTCGACCGCGAGAACCACgcccccgccgccgatgAGAGAGCCATACACAACCAACGACCCGAACAAGATCGTCATTCGAGCGGTGTACGCCTACCTCAACGAGTTTTCCAAGACGCCGGCGCAGCAGCTTATCTCGGGCATCAAGCCTGTCACGGACGGTCTCATTCTGCGAATCACGAGCGCGGGACTGTTCGTCGATGACGACGTACGAGGCGTGGCACAAAGGGAGTGGGACGTCAAGGCCTGGACTCTTAAGCAGATCGAGATCTGGTGTCCCACCCACGCGCAAAATGCCTCCGCTTCTAGTGCCCCAGGTTCGATCCCTACCAATcaccccttcttcaagaCCATGCCTACCCGTCCCCGCGCTGCTGAGCGTGGTGCGACCAAGGTAATGATTGGCGAAGAAGCGCTGGAGTATCTAAGTGAGTTCTCGCGATGCTGCAAGGGTACGTGTCGCCGTGGCCAGGCCTCGGCTGGTGGACCTCCGGCTAGGGGGCTGCATCTTGTCCGGGCCACGCAGAGGGATGCTGGTGGCAAGAGATACCTTtttgtggtggatgaggaggagggatggaaGATTGCCGATGGCATCGCGGCCCTCAGGGG from Podospora pseudoanserina strain CBS 124.78 chromosome 7 map unlocalized CBS124.78p_7.2, whole genome shotgun sequence includes these protein-coding regions:
- a CDS encoding uncharacterized protein (EggNog:ENOG503NXDU) produces the protein MSQPPPPPPPHGNNPRTTAGSAPSSGSGLPRGKYDVFIIPEHSAGAGFLYLPSLRPQWNSFFAGIACSVIVLLVFINFAPMIAQVLWSLRNLGAMGNLLWAAMAAMLFFFGRMQGESSSAKFYQSRANGSGQNPGAGYGGAKSEWYTPPPNPGPTPNQAPPPPPPPPTAEDEHEPRGGSYRSSWEEEPRPPPQPQPKANPPAPEPKPEPKPEPKARPEPKPEPRRTPTPEPTPEPKAEPKEPKPKKRSKKERRAEEAAKAEEAAKSAEVPKPAEPPKPKEMPRPKEAPKPAEAPKPKEVPIPAEPPKPKETPKPKEIPKPKEVPKPKVQPPPPPPTPPPAEERPMAPVSQPSPTKGTSAWEKAREETRKRIEEQKAKEAEQKRKEEMARRLRELREREAKEREKREADKREREERDRLKKEQEEKEKERIERELREKLEKENREIREKLEKEMREKLQRELREREARERKERETRERLAREREAREKAEREAREREIAREKEELRLKLEQERQAAREREAKEAQERKEREERLTRLRKEREERLKREEQARKEKEEREQNERRGTSYAYSSVGEKTSMWPNGKPPSVAPSESAWSAPTPPRAASPPPPSPTKPAPSPVPPKHTSIPRPAPAAPTPPPAAQSQYQPPPQKQPTPKPAASSTGTADEYSFRPYDTPKKSRKKSETDFSESSYAHSASTARTTPPPPMREPYTTNDPNKIVIRAVYAYLNEFSKTPAQQLISGIKPVTDGLILRITSAGLFVDDDVRGVAQREWDVKAWTLKQIEIWCPTHAQNASASSAPGSIPTNHPFFKTMPTRPRAAERGATKVMIGEEALEYLSEFSRCCKGTCRRGQASAGGPPARGLHLVRATQRDAGGKRYLFVVDEEEGWKIADGIAALRGSGQVRALGVAGFSSLESRTVLDSLGFHQ